The DNA window TTGGCGCTCTCGCCATAGAAGTATTTAAGTGGAAAGTTTTGTTTCATCTGCTTGAACAGCAGCTCAATTTCCCATCTCTGTCGGTATATCGCGATGATTTCCTCCGGGTCGGACTCCATATCGTTGGTCAGCAGCGATATCAGTTTGCGCTTCTTGACATCCACATAAGTGATTATGCGTGATTTATGTCGAATGACCTCTCCGCCTTTAACCTGCTTTACAAACTCCACTTGCTGTATCCTGACCTCCATCAGTCCGTCAGGAGTCTGATACATAGTGTCCGACAATATGCTGTATTTCAGGTTCTTCTTCATCTTGGTGACGTATGTTACGCCACGCTCCGTCAGTTGTTGGAACTTCTCATAGTCGATGTATGCGCGGTCCATTGCCATTATGTCGCCTTTACTCAATGTTGTTGGCTTGAGCATGAATGAGTCGTTTGTAGCCGCTGATGTGAACTTTATATCCGACGGCACACCTTCGTTGGCATGTATGACGGTATGAACCTTGATTCCGCCTTTCTTTTTTCCGGTCTTTGGATGGCGTCCGACTCCCTTGAACAGCAGGTTGGAGAACAGAGTAATAGTCGTGGAGTCGATAATCTGCAGTCGTTTCATCCATTTTGGAGTCTTGCGGCTGTGGCTGTCCGAGGAAAGAACGTGGCGGTAAGTGGCATATAGATCACGATATATAGCCTCAAATATAGCTTCGGGGCGCCTCTTGTTGGCATCCGCAAGTGTGCTGCGCCCGATTTTGAAAGTAATACCTATATGAGACAGTTTACGCGTCTCGGCAAGCAAACTGGCTGTTATCTCACGCAATGAGTCGAATCGCATTATCACGGCATAGAGCATTACCACCAGATGAATCCAGCAGTTAAACCGTTTGGTATATCTCTCTCCTCCGTATTCGCGGCTAAACTGAAGAATTTTCGACTTGTCAAGCAGTTTTATTACCTGACCATAGAGCGGCTGTCCGCTAAAATGACTACTTTTGGGCATAGTTTAGAATATGTTTTGACCAACACAAACTAAACTAAAAGGACTGACTCCTGCAATAGGTGCCAGTCCTAATTTTGTTTTGCCTCAAAAAGTTTTATCGGACAGCAATAATTCTTGATAGTGAGCAGGTTGCGCTTTAAGTCTACAAAATTGATTTTTACGGGGTTCACACCTCCAAACGAAGTTCATCGAACACCTCTAAAATCTTCTCAATGTGAGATAATTTTAACAATTTCGACTCTCTTAAAGTACCCATTCTTTACTTATGCAAATTTACTGATTTATTTGGATATCTACAAACTCAAATTCGTATACCAAGGATCAATTGACACCTTGTGCTTTATCAATCAGATTCTTGTGACTCCAAATCACAGGGTTTGGTTTCATTTGATTCTACAAATGTATCATTGCGGACAACAATTCGTTTTTCAAATTGATTGAACTGTCTTTCAATTTCTGATTGAATTGATTTCGATATTTTATTAGCCTCATGCTCAATTTCCTGAGGGGATAATATCCCTCCGGACGGTGTCTGAAATGATTTTATTGTAAAATAATTCATAAGGCTCAACGATAATAATTATTAAAGAAATGTTTGTTTAACTCTGGATTAAAATAATGCTTTCTGTTCATCCATATAAATCCATCTCCTTTAGAAATAACTGCAACATCAATTGGACCTCCAACGGTTTCTTCACTTGGACTCATTCGCCGAATTAAACAAGTGAGAGATATGAAACTTTCTGCCATATTTGCAAGATCCTCCTTTGCAAGTCCTGCAATGGTATTAAGTAGAGGCCTTGTGTAAGAATCTCGCATGCTGTCTAATACTCCTTGGCTTAAGGTTTTAATTATAGATGAGATGTCAAGTTTGCTAATCTCATCTGCAAACTTTTTACCTTCAGGTTTAGATGACAAATATCTACATAATGTGTCTGTGTACGAATCAACGCCATTTTTAATTGTATTGAATATAATATTTTGACAATCAGGCGTTAAGCCTTGTGTTATGGTTTGAATAACATCGGTTTGAGCAAAAGGGGCAATAGTGACTGATGTACCATGTTCTGATATTGAATCAGCCTTAGCTTGATTAATGAAATATTTTAACCGTTTATTATATCCTGTGGCTACAACACAGGGAATGATTGATGGGTACAAGTCATCGTCGCCGTAACCACAAAATACCAAACCTGTATGATAATCTGGCTCTAACTGAATTATCCAATAATAAAAGAATGCTTCACAAAACAAATCTCTTAAATCGATTGGAAGATTGGATACTTGAGGATGTTGGTATATTTCATCAAAATCCACTTTGGTCTCATTCTTGAATTGCTCAAATGTATAGCCTACAAAATCATCACAAATCGATGGATTGATTTTGTTTGCATCCAGACAGCTATTTAGTTCATCCTTAAGCTTTTCAATAATTAAAGGGTCGTTGTAATCAAAATTCTTAAAGTTGAATTTTTGGCATATTATTCTTAAATTCAGTATATAAAATGCCTC is part of the Duncaniella dubosii genome and encodes:
- a CDS encoding IS4 family transposase; this encodes MPKSSHFSGQPLYGQVIKLLDKSKILQFSREYGGERYTKRFNCWIHLVVMLYAVIMRFDSLREITASLLAETRKLSHIGITFKIGRSTLADANKRRPEAIFEAIYRDLYATYRHVLSSDSHSRKTPKWMKRLQIIDSTTITLFSNLLFKGVGRHPKTGKKKGGIKVHTVIHANEGVPSDIKFTSAATNDSFMLKPTTLSKGDIMAMDRAYIDYEKFQQLTERGVTYVTKMKKNLKYSILSDTMYQTPDGLMEVRIQQVEFVKQVKGGEVIRHKSRIITYVDVKKRKLISLLTNDMESDPEEIIAIYRQRWEIELLFKQMKQNFPLKYFYGESANAIKIQIWITLIANLLLMVMQKGLKRQWSFSGLATMVRITLMYYVDFNSLFNNPEKEWEIILSEASGAPPEPSLFD